Part of the Actinomycetota bacterium genome, GGCCGGAGGGCAAGGTCCCAGCCGTGCTCATCATGACCCCCTACCACCGTGCCAGCGTGAAGGACGGCGAGGTCATCGACCTCATGACCGACCCCGGATCCCCCACCCGCACCATCGTATCCTACGGCTACGCCGTTGTGTGCGCCGACATCCGCGGCACCGGCGCCTCCTTCGGGACGCGTTTCGGCATCTTCTCCCCCCCGGAGGTCGAGGACGGCAGCGACCTGGTGGACTGGATAGCGGCGCAGGAATGGTGCGACGGCAACGTGGGCATGATGGGCCAGTCCTATCTGGCCATCATCCAGTTCATGAACGCCTCCAACCGTAACCCCCACCTCAAGGCCATCGTCCCCCGCTACGGCGCCCTCGACCTCTACGACTTCGTCTACCCCGGGGGCATCCTAGACTTCAACTTCGTGCAGGTCTACGACATGGCAATGAAACTGCTCAACGGCAACCGCTCCGCGCCGGGCGTGGGCGTCTATCCCAGCAAGCCGGTGGACGAGGACTCGGACGGGAGTTTGCTGGCCGCGGCGACGGCGGAGCACGCGGCCAACACCGACCTGGTGGTGCTGGCGGACCAGATGGTCTACCGGGACAGCGTGGTGGACACCCCGTACGGCGAGCCCATGGGCTATCCCGCCGCCAGCCCGTCGGGGCACCTGGAGGAGATAGAGGAGTCGGGCGTGGCCATCTACAACATGGGCGGGTGGCTGGACTGCTACTCCACGGATACCATTTCCTTCCAGCAAACGCTGAGCAACGATAGAAAGTGCCTCATCGGCGACTACGACCACACACAGGGCTTCGAGGGATCGGCCATCGAGTGCGTGCGCTTCTTCGACCGCTACCTCAAGGGCATCGAGAACGGCTTCGAGGAGGAGGAGCCCTATTACATCTACACGACCGGGAGCGGCGAGTGGGGCTTCTACGAGGAGTGGCCACCGCCCGGGGCGGAAGCGACTCCGTACTATTTCGAGGGTGGCGGCTCCCTCAGCAACACTGCGCCAGCGGATGGGGAGGCCGTGGGCACCTACGAGGTGGACTACACCACCAGCAGCGGCAAGCAGACACGCTGGCTGGCCATGACCGGGGAGCCCAGCGAATACGAGGACCGGGCGGCGGAGGACGAGAAATGCCTTACCTTCACCACGGAGCCCCTTGCGCAGGATATGGAGGTCAGCGGCTTTCCCGTCCTGGTCCTGAAGGTGTCCTCTACCGCCACGGACGGCGACTTCTTCGTATACCTGGAGGATATCGACGAGGAAGGCTACGCGCAGTACAAGTCCGAGGGACAGCTGCGGGCTTCGCTGCGCGCGCTCAGCGAGCGCCCCTGGTCTCCGCTGCTGCCCTACCACCGCAGCTTCCAGGCGGACGTACAGCCGCTGGTGCCAGGGGAGCAGGCTGAGCTGGTCATAGGGCTCTTCCCCGTCTCCCATGTCTTCAAGCAGGGGCACAGCATACGCATATCGCTGGCCGGAGCGGACAAGGACAACTTCCGCACGCCGCAGCTCAGCCCTCCCCCGACCTGGCAGGTCTACGGGGGTTCGTACGTGGAGCTGCCGCTCGTCTCCTCGGACTAGCAGGCTGAGGGGTCAGGCCTATTTCCGGGCCTGACCCCTCGGCTTTTCAGGTGCCGCCGTTGAAGAGTATTGTCCCGCTCGACCCCACAGCCCACATGTGGGTGGGGTCGAGTATATCGATGTCCATGATGTCCACGCCGGAGTCGGCCACGTCCTGGACTATCCAGTCGGAGCCGTCCCAGAAGCGGATAGTCCCGTACCATGCACCCACCCAGGCCTGGCTGTCGGAGAGGGCGGCGGTACTGACCAGGCCCTCCGAGAGGCCGGAAAAATGCGTATCCCATGTAGAGCCGTCATAGTAGTAAAGGTTCACTCCCACTACCCATATATTGCCTTCGTCCGCGACCCATATATCGCCCAGATCGTCGCTGGGTGCTCCTGCCACCGGGCTCCAACTGCTTCCGTCATAGAAGATCATGGTGTCGTTGGCGCCAACCGCCCACACGTGGCTGGCATCTGTGCCCATGACGCTGTAGAGATCGTTGGCGGTGCCGCTGGCCTGGTTGCCCCAGGAGGTGCCGTTGAAGAAGCGGACGGTCCCGTTCGACCCCACCGCCCATACGTGGCTGGCGTCCGCGGCATAGACGCTGTTGAGATCGTTGGCGGTGCCGCTGGCCTGGTTGCCCCAGGAGGTGCCGTTGTAATAGCGGATGGTCCCATTATACCCGACGGCCCACACGCGGTTGGCGGCCGCGGCGTAGACGTCGTATAGCGGCATGGTAGTGCCGCTGGCCTGGTTGCCCCAGGAGGTGCCGTTGAAGAAGCGGACGGTCCCGTTCGACCCCACCGCCCATACGTGGCTGGCGTCGTACGCGGACACACCATTGAGATATTCAGTGGTCCCGGAGGACTGGGCGTCCCAGGTGCCGGGGCCTCCGCCCCCTCCGCCCGACGAGGTGAAATCCACACCGTTGGAGGTGATCTTGATCTCGAGCGGTCCCCATTTGTGGAAGATGTGGGTCACCTTGACCTTGACCGTGCCGGAGACGCCCGCCGGCACCCGGCACTTGATCTGGTTATCTGACCAGGAGACATATTCGGTCGGCTTCTTGCCCCCGAAAGAGACATAAGAGCCGTTCTCCCTCGTGTTGCCGAAGCCGGTGCCGTTTATGGTCACCAGCGTGCCCACTTCTCCCGTCGGTGGTGACAGGCTGTATATCCGCACCGACTTGAAGAGCAGCATATCCCATTCGATGGCGCGGAACTTCTCGTTCACCAGCCAGTAGGTCCAGACCCACTTGTAGATACCGACCTCGATGCCGAACTTGATCCCGATGTCGATATCCAGCGCGGCATACATGGCCAGCAGCGGGTGACCGGGGTGGGCCGTGTTGGGATCACCGGTTATCCTCTCCCCCGCCAGGATATTCAGGTAGGGGCCCAGGATATCGTAGAGAAGTATCCCCACCTGAGGACCGAAGGAGAAAGTACAGTCCGAGGCGGTGAAGGGACCCGCCAGCTCTGGATACCTGATGGTGAAAGTGCTGTCGAAGTCCTTGTCGGTCGACCAGCCAGAGGCGCTGTTCCAGGAACAGCCGGCAGAGATGGTGGAGGTCTGGGTCACCCCCGCGGTGATCCCCATGTCTATATTTCCGTCCACCCCCACGGCCAGCTGGATATACGGGGTCAGCCATACCGGGACCGGACCCGCCATGAACTTGATCCGTGTCAGGTCTATTTTAGTGCCCGGAATGGTCATCACGAATTCGTCGGCGCTGAAGTCGCCGTGGATGGTGACGTCTATGGCCACTTCCTCGGTGAAGGAAGCCCCGAAGGCCACGCTCTTCAGCTCCACCGAGGGCGGTGTGACTTTCGGCACCCAGTAAGGCACTCCCCATTTGTATTTCTTGACCCATTCCAGGTCCGGCGGCGTGTAATCGATGTCGATGGTGAAATCGAGGTCCAGCTCGATGCCCACTGAGCCGGTGAGGTCCACGTAGTTGCCCCCGGTCCCTACCTGCTGCGAGACGCTCAGCTCCTTGTCGAAGTGGACCAGGGAGGCGGTGTTGAAGGCATCGGCCGCCGCGACCCCGGCCACCTGGCTCCCGGAAAGAGAGATATTACCCTGCCAGATGGCTTCCTCCAGGCCGGCCGAGATGACGGTGAGGGTAGTCTTGCCGCCCCCACGGTCCACGCCGACGATCTTGTAGAGGAAACCGTCCGGAGCGTCCGGGGAATCGCTGAGGATGACGTCGCCCGCCATGAGGTCTGCTATGACCGAGGTGCTGCCATCGAAGGTGACGATCCTCTTGTCCCCCGACTGCACCACGCTCTCCAGGAGGTCGATCTCGGCCTGGGTCAGCACCTTGGTGGTTGCGGGGATGACCGGGGGCTCGTAGAGGGCGCCGGTGGAACAGTGGCCGCCGCTCTTCCCCTCGTAGGTGAAATACTCCGACCTCTCCGCCACCACCGGGCCATCGGCGTCCACCCAGGTGGAGACGTCGGTGCTGGCGAGGCCGGGCAGGCCGTCCAGCATGATGGACCTCCTGGTACCGGCCTCGAGGGTGAAGGAATAGGGGGCGGCGGAGGAACCGGGGGGAAGCTGGAAGTGCAGGGTCACCTGCTTGTCGGTCTCCCCCGGGTTCTGCACCAGGACATAGGTGTCGAAATCCCCGCCCGTGTAGCCCTCGGCCAGGTACCAGTCGCACTCGGGCCGGATGGCTCCGGCGCAGTCGTGGCCGTCCTTCTTGCCAAAGTAGTCGAAGTAGACGGCACGCTCCGCCACCACCGGCTTGTCCGCCGCGACCGTGGTGGAGACGTCGGTTGAGGCAAGGCCGGGCAGGCCGTCCAGCATGACCGACTGCCTGGTCCCCGCGGGCAGGTCGAAGGAGAAGGGAGGCGCGGAGGCACCCGGCGGGAGCTGGAAAGTGAAAGTGACGCGGGTGCTTTCCTCCCCGGGGTTCTGCACCAGCACGTAGGTGTCGAACCCGCCGCCGGTATAGCCCTCGGCCAGGTACCAGTTGTTCGAGGTCTTGGGGACGCCGGCCGAGTCGTGTCCCCCGGGCTTGCCGTTGTAATCGAAGTACATGGCCCGCTCCGCCACCACGCCGATGGGGCTGGAGACCTTGGTGGCCACGTCGGTTGAGGAGAGGCCGGGCAGGGTGTCCAGGTTGATGGACTTCCTGGTGCCGGCCGGGAGGTCGAAGGAGTAGGAGGGCGCGGAGGCGCCGGGCGGGAGCTGGAAATCGAGGGTGACTGTGGTATCTGCGGCACTCGGGTTCTGTACCAGCACCCAGGTGTCGAAGTCTCCGCCGGTGTAGCCCTCGGCCAGGAACCATTCGCTGGCGGGGTATTTCACCCCTATGGAATCGTGACCGCCCGCCTTGCCGTTGTAACTGAAGTACATGGCCCGCTCCGCCACCACCGGCCTGGTGGCCGTGACCTTGGTGGAGACGTCGGTGGAGGAGAGGCCCGGGAGCCCGTCCAGCCTGATGGACTGCCTGGACCCGGCGGGGAGGTTGAAGGAGTAGGGATCGGCCTTGCTGCCCGGTGGGAGCTGGAAGTTGAGGGTGACGTCGGCGGCCTCCTCCCCCGGATTCTGCACCAGCACCCAGGTGTCGAAGTCCCCGCCGGTAAAGCCCTCGGCCAGGTACCAGACGGTGGCCTCCTCGCTGGTCAGCGTCCTGGCGATCTCGGCTGCCGCCTCAACCTCGTCCGCGGAGGCTTCCGCCCGGGCGGGAGGGAGCAGGGGCGTGAGGAGAGCCAGGGCCAGAAGGAAGCATAAGAAAAGAACGGCGGCGGAATAGCCGCGCTTACCACCGCCGCGGTGTGAAACCTGTGAGACCCGCCGTGAAGACATCGCAGCCACCTCCCGCATTCGGTAGTTCCTCCCCGATTCCCTTCCTACGACGATTATTCTCTAACCCGACAAGGCGGTCAACAAAGCGCAACCCGACCCGGTGGCAGGCTCGAATCCCTGTCTTCGTGAGGAGGATCTTCGGCGGTGTTGCCTGAATACGCGCGGATCGCCGTCGGCGCATATACGACTGTAGCGACAACAGCACGATCCCGTGACAGACCAGGCTACCCTGCAGCGATCCCAGATGTGCCACGTTCGTGTTTAGCGTCCACGCGGCAGTGCAATAATTAATAAAGCGTCGGGCCTTTATGGGGCCGCAGTTAGCGAAGTAAGGAGGCGAACTCTTCCATGGACAATGAATTTCCAGGCTTCGTGAAGAAGGCGCAGGAGATACTCGACGGCGTCTCCGGGCTTGACGACATCGAGGACTACCGCGCGCTCCTCTGCACCGACTGTGCCTTCTATCACCACGGCGAGGAGGAGAACGAGGAGTGCGGGAGTTTCCTGCTGCTGAAGGCATTGCTGGAGCGCAACGCGTTCGACCTGGAGAGGGCCCTGCGTGAGCTCGGATAACGGCGGACCCCCCGGCGATCTCTTCCTCGGGCTGAGGGAAGGGTTCTTCCTCAAGCAGCTGGAGGAGCCCTGTGTCTACAACGTGGAGTCAGACGACCTCTACGAGCTATCCCCGGAAGCCATGGAGGTCCTTGTGCGCTGCGACGGCACGCACACAATAAAGGAGCTGAGACCCGAGGAGGCGTTCCTCTCCTACTGCCTGGAGGAAGGCGTGCTCGAAACCCTGGCCACACCGCGCGAGCGGGCCGTTAATATTGGCCTCAACGAGACGCCCTCCCTGCGCTACCTCATGCTCGAGGTGACCGACCGCTGCAATCTGCGCTGCCGCCACTGCTACCTGGGAGACGCGGGCGCGGCGGATATGGCATGGGAGACGGCGCGGCGCCTCCTCGACGACTTCGAGGATATCGGGGGGCTGCGCCTTATGGTTACGGGGGGAGAACCCCTGCTCTATCCCCACCTGGACATGCTCGACCGGGAGCTGGCGGGGAGGTCCTTTCGCGGCGTGCTCATCACCAACGGCACCCTCGTGGAGGACCTGGACCTGCAGAGGCTCAATTTCAAGGAGATACAGTTCTCCGTGGACGGCCTGGAGGAGGGGCACGATCACCTGCGAGGGAAGGGCGGTTACGGCAAAGTCATGGAAGCGGTGCGCCGCGCCATGGACGCTGGAGTAGACGTCTCCGTGGCCACGGTCATCCACTCCCACAACCTGCACGAACTGGAGGGCCTGGGGGAGACGCTCTACACCATGGGCGTATCGTCCTGGACCCTGGAGTACCCGGTGGAGTGGGGGCGCATGCGGGACAACCGCGAGTTCATGCCGCCGCTGGAGGAAGCAGCGCCCCTCTTCGAGCTGGAGTGGGGATGGGGCGCGCACGAGGGCGCCCCGGGGTATGCATGCGGGGCCCACCTGGCGAACGTGGAACCCGGGGGCCGCCTGGTGAAATGCGGCTACTACCGCGAGGCGAGCGGAGGTTATGTGGGCGCGGCGGGAGGCCTGCGCCGTGCCTGGCTGGAGCTGCCCAAGATGCCCATGGTGGGGGCTTGCGCGGCCTGTGAGATGCTGGAGGAATGCGGCGGCGGGTGCCGCTTCAGGGCCGAGCTGATGGCCGGCGCGGAGGGTCCCGACCCCCTGATGTGTGCCCGCATGGGACGCCCGCTCGGAGGTTGACGGTTGTGGTTTATCTACCCCCGGGCACGTGTATAATTATCTTGAGTACCACACTACCAAGGAGGTGGTGAAATGAGGATCACGAAGATCCCCAGGCGGAAGGGCGGCACTTGCAAGTGCAATAAGAGCTGTGGCTAATACGCCCTGAGCATTGAGGGGGCCCGCGGGCCCCCTCTCTCCATGGGGTCAGGTCTTGTTTTCTGGTAGTAAAATCCCTGGAACGAACTGGGAACATACCGGAGTATCCAAAAAACAAGACTTGACCCCATGTATGTCATGGCGCGGGGTTGGTGGTTTATATACTTCGTGATATATTGTATGGTGAGGTTGATTGCCGGGGGATACGAAAGAACTCTGCCGCTTCCTTGCAGCGCAAAACGCAGCTGTCTCCCAGACACGTAATCACGGGTATCGATCGAGGGGGGAGAGATGTTGCGTCACCATCCTTATAAGATCATCGCCTGTATCGTCGTCTTTCTTATGCTGGTCATGGGGTTCGGTACCATCATCGCCCCTGCCGCCGAGGAGACGCCATCCCGGGCCGGCGCGGAACTGCAGTCGGGAGGAACGCCCCAGGCCGTACCATCCCGGGTGGAAAGAATAGACGAGACCTGGACTATGCGGGACGGTGTCAAGCTGCCAGTGTCGGTATTCTACCCCGGCGGCGAGGCCGCCGAGGGGTCCGCGGCGGCCGCATATCCCGTGATCATCTTCATCCACCCCTGGGACTGCGAGAAGACCTTTTTCGAGGGAGCGGCGAGCGAGTACGCCGCCCGGGGCTACGTATGCGTCACCTTCACGGTGCGGGGATGGTTCGGCGCGGAGGGCCAGATAGGTTGCATGGATCCCGCGAACGAAGTACGCGACATCAGCGATATCATAACCCTGGTCTCGGAAGACGGGCGTTTCCCGGTGCTCTGGGACGACAAGGGGCCGGTGGTCGGCTCTATGGGTTATTCCATGGGCGCATGCCTCTCCTACCTTATCGCCCCCCGCAAGGACCCCCGGCCGGGAGACCCGGGCGACCCCAGGTTGCGCGCCGTTGTCCCCATGCATGGCGGTACGGACCTCGTCTACTCCATCCTGCCCAATGGCGGCGCCAAGGCCTTGTGGGGAGTGCTCCTTACGGCCGGCTCCTACATCGGCAACATCTCGGGCCTCTTGCTGAGCACCATCAACCTGTTACTGCGCCAGGACCTCAACGCGTGGCAGAAACTGACCGGCCTCTTCGGACAGCTGGGGAAGTTGACCTCTCCTTTCAACAACGTCGACAACACACTCGCCTGGATCGTCGGGGCGGCCCTGGAACGCAGGGTCGATGACATCGAGAAAGGCCGGCAATACCTGCGGGAGCGCTCCACCCGTTACTGGTGCGACGCGGAGTACGACGGCGTTATCGAACACCCGGTCACGGTCCCCATGCTCATGGTGGCGGGGTGGAACGACGACATCTTCTATGCCAACGAGGCCCTCAAGCACTTCTCCACCAGCATGGCCGCCCCGGCGCGCGTGATCGTTACCAACCATGGGCACCTGGGGGGCATTGGGCCCAACTTCTCCATCCCCCTCCCGGGCAACGCCGAATACGACTGGGTGAACGGCCAGATCGCGGCGTGGTTCGACCACTACCTCAAGGGCGAGGAAAACGGGGCGGACGAGGCTCCGCGCGTCTCCTTCTACCGCGGCCCCGGCGACTACGGCGCGGCCGACTCCTTCCCCCTGCCCGGCACCAGCGCCAAGTCCCTGTATCTCGACGCTTCCGCCACAGGGAGCAAGCTCTCTTCGGGCGCCCCGGCGAGCCCCGCAACCGCGGCCGACCTGCTGATCAACTTCGGGATCACCGGCTCCATCTCCCTCCCCTACTACCAGGACGTGACGGAGATGCTCGGGGGCGAGGCCATGCAGATACCCATCAGGCTGAAGATGCTCACCATCCCCCTGACGGAGCGCAGCTACCTCTCCGACCCGCTCAATGAAGACCTGACCATCATGGGCGCTCCCCTGCTGGAGGTCTTCTACCAGTCCTCGGCCCCCTTCACGCAGCTCATCCCCTGGATCTACGAGGTGGCGCCGGACGGCACGGAGACCCTGGTCAGCCGGGGGTATTACGAGGGTTACGACCCTGGGACCTGGACCACCCTGAACACGGCGGAGGAACCGGTGGAGATGCAGGCCTGCTACCACCGCTTCGCCGCGGGCAGCAGGATAAAGCTGGAGATATCCACGGCGGACCTTCTCTCCTGCCTGCCGCATTTCGGGCTCTCCTTCATCCAGCTCTTCCGCGGCCATGGGGTGGCTTCCCGTCTCATCCTGCCCGCCGTACCATGAAGGGGTCAGGCCTTGGATTTTGGATACCCTGGTATGTAATGGCATATATTGGCTGATATATCCTTGTTGTACCGCAATTCTAAAAACGGCATTCTGGCTCCTAAATCCAAAATCCAAGACCCCTTAGACGGAGATTAGAGAACGGGGGTCTTTGAGGCCGGCGGTCCAGCCGGGAAACGCGGCCGGCATCCCGCGAACGGTCCGAGGGGGCACGCGGGATGCCCGCCGCCATGCGCGGCCTGCCGCTCAGGAACCCGCGAGCACTTCCATCAGGTCCACGTGCACCCAGGGGGTGTCGTAGTAACCGTGCAGGGACCACATCTCCAGGTCCCCGTTGTCCATGAGCACGTGGTGCCCCTTGACGGACTGCGAGGTATCCGTACCGTAGTAGTCGCAGCGGGCCGGGTTCAGGAAATCGATGATCCACATGGCCCTTGCCTCGTCGATGTCCCCGTAGCCCTCGTCCAGGAGGCCGAGCATGGTGTCGTACCTCCACAGCGAAGTGCTGTCACTGCTGCAGGCCAGGGAGGGGTATGTCAGCGCCATCAGGGGGATGATGTAGTGGTTGGTCATGGCCACGAGGTCGGGGTATTCCTCCGACTGCCTGGGGAAGAAACCGCAGGCCAGGCCCGGGGGGACCGCTCCCGGAGCGTCAAACCATTCCGGATCGACGTAATCCGGCCATCTCACCATGACGCCTTTGTCCAGGCTGGGGCAGGACGGGTGCGGTGAGGGTTCCAGGAGGTCGTTGCCCACGACTTCACCCTTCACTATCTCCCACCCCCCGTCAGCGGCAGTCCCCGTGGGCGAAACGGCCTGCCCGCCTTGGTTCAGGCCGGGAAAAAACATGCCCAGCAAGCCCAGGAACAGCCGGTTGAGATATCTCTGCAGGTAGTCCCCGGGGGGCAGAAGACTCGAGGCGAAAGTCTCGAGCACCGCGGCTTCGCACTGCTTGCCGTCCGCGACGAGATAGAGCCAGGGCACCGCCCGGTCGCTGTCCCGGATAAGCGCGATCCCCTCGTCGAGGGAGCCGGCAAACTGCACCATCTCCCGGCACAGGATCATAGTGCCTTTGCCGCTTATCAGGGGCCGGGTGAAGATGGAATACACCACGTCCATGGCGCAACTGACACCCTGCGTGTTCAGCCCCGTGGGGATGCCCACGAGTCCGGGAGCGGCCGAGGTAACGAATGGATAGCCCTGCGTGGGTCTGTGCACCATGATCAGGGATTCGTCCGCCAGGACGTCCCCTCCCGTGGCGAACATCAGGTCGCGCCCATGCAGGAGGCTGCCGTCCTCCGTCGCATCCCCGAAGACCGCGAACTCGTTGCAGAACAGGGCCTGGAACCCGGTGAGCACGCTTTGCAGGGTGTCTATGCCTGCGTTCAGGGTCAGCACGTCCCTGTAGCTGACGTCGTATCCCAGGTCGCGGCAGGCGTCCGATATGCCCCGCATCTCCTGGAGGAATTCCTCGGGGACGGCGTCCTGGTTGGCCATGACCAGTATCTTGAGGATGTTCCACATCAGGTCCCATAACCATGGATACTGCCTGAAGTCCAGGTCCAGCCCAAATTCCTCGCCCATCTCCAGGAGAAAATTCTCAAGGTAGTCCCTGGTCATCCTCTGTGCGCCCTGCGGACAGAGATAGCCCTCGGCATAGCCCCTCTGGTAGGCGTCCCCCTCCAGGTACAGCAGTCTCTTTCCCGCGCTGTTCTCGGCAAGGTAGCTCTCGCCGTAGCTGGCGACGCGTTGGAAATCGTCCGGGGAGACGGGGTTGGAGAGTTCGAAGGCCGCCGACTCCGCCGGGGCTTCTCCGCTTCCTCCCTCTCCGGGACCGCGGCCTTTCTCCCCAGGTGCTTCCTTGGGGAAACCGCGCCTGGGTGTCCCCTCCGCCCCGGCCGCCGCGGCGAGGGGGATGAGCATGACCGCCAATAGCAGGGCCATGATCACGGCAAGGGCCGCAGCGGCCCTTCTTTTTCCCGGGATCCACGCGAGAAATGTGTGCGGTCTCATCGTTACCCCCCTGATCTTTGAAACGGAC contains:
- a CDS encoding CocE/NonD family hydrolase, which produces MGILRHRLLAAALCLAVLSLLLTMALGCGGTTTAEKVSRPGEYSGYSQPDYASWETTSQYVPMRDGTRIAVDVYRPTQGPEGKVPAVLIMTPYHRASVKDGEVIDLMTDPGSPTRTIVSYGYAVVCADIRGTGASFGTRFGIFSPPEVEDGSDLVDWIAAQEWCDGNVGMMGQSYLAIIQFMNASNRNPHLKAIVPRYGALDLYDFVYPGGILDFNFVQVYDMAMKLLNGNRSAPGVGVYPSKPVDEDSDGSLLAAATAEHAANTDLVVLADQMVYRDSVVDTPYGEPMGYPAASPSGHLEEIEESGVAIYNMGGWLDCYSTDTISFQQTLSNDRKCLIGDYDHTQGFEGSAIECVRFFDRYLKGIENGFEEEEPYYIYTTGSGEWGFYEEWPPPGAEATPYYFEGGGSLSNTAPADGEAVGTYEVDYTTSSGKQTRWLAMTGEPSEYEDRAAEDEKCLTFTTEPLAQDMEVSGFPVLVLKVSSTATDGDFFVYLEDIDEEGYAQYKSEGQLRASLRALSERPWSPLLPYHRSFQADVQPLVPGEQAELVIGLFPVSHVFKQGHSIRISLAGADKDNFRTPQLSPPPTWQVYGGSYVELPLVSSD
- a CDS encoding DUF5719 family protein encodes the protein MSSRRVSQVSHRGGGKRGYSAAVLFLCFLLALALLTPLLPPARAEASADEVEAAAEIARTLTSEEATVWYLAEGFTGGDFDTWVLVQNPGEEAADVTLNFQLPPGSKADPYSFNLPAGSRQSIRLDGLPGLSSTDVSTKVTATRPVVAERAMYFSYNGKAGGHDSIGVKYPASEWFLAEGYTGGDFDTWVLVQNPSAADTTVTLDFQLPPGASAPSYSFDLPAGTRKSINLDTLPGLSSTDVATKVSSPIGVVAERAMYFDYNGKPGGHDSAGVPKTSNNWYLAEGYTGGGFDTYVLVQNPGEESTRVTFTFQLPPGASAPPFSFDLPAGTRQSVMLDGLPGLASTDVSTTVAADKPVVAERAVYFDYFGKKDGHDCAGAIRPECDWYLAEGYTGGDFDTYVLVQNPGETDKQVTLHFQLPPGSSAAPYSFTLEAGTRRSIMLDGLPGLASTDVSTWVDADGPVVAERSEYFTYEGKSGGHCSTGALYEPPVIPATTKVLTQAEIDLLESVVQSGDKRIVTFDGSTSVIADLMAGDVILSDSPDAPDGFLYKIVGVDRGGGKTTLTVISAGLEEAIWQGNISLSGSQVAGVAAADAFNTASLVHFDKELSVSQQVGTGGNYVDLTGSVGIELDLDFTIDIDYTPPDLEWVKKYKWGVPYWVPKVTPPSVELKSVAFGASFTEEVAIDVTIHGDFSADEFVMTIPGTKIDLTRIKFMAGPVPVWLTPYIQLAVGVDGNIDMGITAGVTQTSTISAGCSWNSASGWSTDKDFDSTFTIRYPELAGPFTASDCTFSFGPQVGILLYDILGPYLNILAGERITGDPNTAHPGHPLLAMYAALDIDIGIKFGIEVGIYKWVWTYWLVNEKFRAIEWDMLLFKSVRIYSLSPPTGEVGTLVTINGTGFGNTRENGSYVSFGGKKPTEYVSWSDNQIKCRVPAGVSGTVKVKVTHIFHKWGPLEIKITSNGVDFTSSGGGGGGPGTWDAQSSGTTEYLNGVSAYDASHVWAVGSNGTVRFFNGTSWGNQASGTTMPLYDVYAAAANRVWAVGYNGTIRYYNGTSWGNQASGTANDLNSVYAADASHVWAVGSNGTVRFFNGTSWGNQASGTANDLYSVMGTDASHVWAVGANDTMIFYDGSSWSPVAGAPSDDLGDIWVADEGNIWVVGVNLYYYDGSTWDTHFSGLSEGLVSTAALSDSQAWVGAWYGTIRFWDGSDWIVQDVADSGVDIMDIDILDPTHMWAVGSSGTILFNGGT
- a CDS encoding radical SAM protein, which encodes MSSDNGGPPGDLFLGLREGFFLKQLEEPCVYNVESDDLYELSPEAMEVLVRCDGTHTIKELRPEEAFLSYCLEEGVLETLATPRERAVNIGLNETPSLRYLMLEVTDRCNLRCRHCYLGDAGAADMAWETARRLLDDFEDIGGLRLMVTGGEPLLYPHLDMLDRELAGRSFRGVLITNGTLVEDLDLQRLNFKEIQFSVDGLEEGHDHLRGKGGYGKVMEAVRRAMDAGVDVSVATVIHSHNLHELEGLGETLYTMGVSSWTLEYPVEWGRMRDNREFMPPLEEAAPLFELEWGWGAHEGAPGYACGAHLANVEPGGRLVKCGYYREASGGYVGAAGGLRRAWLELPKMPMVGACAACEMLEECGGGCRFRAELMAGAEGPDPLMCARMGRPLGG
- a CDS encoding CocE/NonD family hydrolase, whose protein sequence is MLRHHPYKIIACIVVFLMLVMGFGTIIAPAAEETPSRAGAELQSGGTPQAVPSRVERIDETWTMRDGVKLPVSVFYPGGEAAEGSAAAAYPVIIFIHPWDCEKTFFEGAASEYAARGYVCVTFTVRGWFGAEGQIGCMDPANEVRDISDIITLVSEDGRFPVLWDDKGPVVGSMGYSMGACLSYLIAPRKDPRPGDPGDPRLRAVVPMHGGTDLVYSILPNGGAKALWGVLLTAGSYIGNISGLLLSTINLLLRQDLNAWQKLTGLFGQLGKLTSPFNNVDNTLAWIVGAALERRVDDIEKGRQYLRERSTRYWCDAEYDGVIEHPVTVPMLMVAGWNDDIFYANEALKHFSTSMAAPARVIVTNHGHLGGIGPNFSIPLPGNAEYDWVNGQIAAWFDHYLKGEENGADEAPRVSFYRGPGDYGAADSFPLPGTSAKSLYLDASATGSKLSSGAPASPATAADLLINFGITGSISLPYYQDVTEMLGGEAMQIPIRLKMLTIPLTERSYLSDPLNEDLTIMGAPLLEVFYQSSAPFTQLIPWIYEVAPDGTETLVSRGYYEGYDPGTWTTLNTAEEPVEMQACYHRFAAGSRIKLEISTADLLSCLPHFGLSFIQLFRGHGVASRLILPAVP